The following are from one region of the Leucobacter sp. Psy1 genome:
- the thrS gene encoding threonine--tRNA ligase, translating into MRVNGELRDLASEVTESDTVEGVTIDSPDGLDILRHSTAHVLAQAVQRINPETKLGIGPPVTDGFYYDFDPAEAFVPEDLKAISKEMARIIKQGQRFVRRVVSEDEAREELAGEPYKLELIGLKGGASGDSGENVEVGGAELTIYDNVDPKSGEVQWKDLCRGPHLPSTKLIGNGWALTRSAGAYWRGSEANSMLQRIYGTAWPTKDELREYQTRLEEAAKRDHRKLGRELDLFSFPDEIGSGLAVFHPRGGIIRHEIESYMQAQLLKNGYEFVNSPHITKGALFETSQHLNWYREGMFPPMHLDEVVDADGNVTKPGQDYYLKPMNCPFHNLIFRSRARSYRELPLRLSEFGTVYRYEKSGTLSGLTRVRGLTQDDAHTYVTEEQTKDEIKRQLELVFETLRGYGLDDFYLELSTRDPEKSVGSDEQWEVATETLRQVGEESGLELVDDPGGAAFYGPKISVQARDAIGRTWQLSTVQLDFNQPALFELEYAAADGSRKQPVMIHRALLGSIERFFAILLEHYAGAFPAWLSPVQAVGIPVADEYGPYLDEVIARLRARGVRAEVDHSDDRMPKKIRTHTKAKVPFQLIAGEDDRSAGAVSFRFRDGSQINGVPVDEAIERIVTAIEQKDAATTAWQV; encoded by the coding sequence ATGCGCGTCAACGGCGAACTTCGCGACCTCGCCTCCGAGGTGACGGAGTCGGACACGGTCGAGGGGGTCACGATCGACTCGCCCGACGGGCTCGACATTCTGCGCCACTCGACGGCGCACGTGCTCGCACAGGCGGTGCAGCGCATCAACCCGGAGACGAAGCTCGGGATCGGCCCGCCCGTCACCGACGGCTTCTACTACGACTTCGACCCTGCCGAGGCGTTCGTGCCCGAGGATCTGAAGGCCATCTCGAAAGAGATGGCGCGGATCATCAAGCAGGGGCAGCGGTTCGTGCGCCGCGTCGTCTCGGAGGACGAGGCGCGGGAGGAGCTCGCAGGCGAGCCCTACAAGCTCGAGCTCATCGGCCTGAAGGGCGGAGCCTCAGGTGATTCGGGCGAGAACGTCGAGGTCGGCGGCGCCGAGCTCACGATCTACGACAACGTCGATCCGAAGTCGGGTGAAGTCCAGTGGAAGGATCTCTGCCGCGGACCGCACCTGCCGTCGACGAAGCTCATCGGCAACGGCTGGGCGCTGACCAGGAGCGCAGGCGCCTACTGGCGCGGCAGCGAGGCGAACTCGATGCTGCAGCGCATCTACGGAACGGCATGGCCGACGAAGGACGAGCTCCGCGAGTACCAGACCCGCCTCGAAGAGGCGGCGAAGCGCGACCACCGCAAGCTCGGTCGCGAGCTCGACCTGTTCTCGTTCCCCGATGAGATCGGATCGGGGCTCGCTGTCTTCCACCCGCGCGGCGGCATCATCCGCCACGAGATCGAGTCGTACATGCAGGCGCAGCTCCTGAAAAACGGGTACGAGTTCGTCAACAGCCCTCACATCACGAAGGGGGCGCTCTTCGAGACCAGTCAGCACCTCAACTGGTACCGGGAGGGCATGTTCCCCCCGATGCACCTCGACGAGGTCGTCGATGCCGATGGCAACGTGACGAAGCCGGGCCAGGACTACTACCTGAAGCCCATGAACTGCCCGTTCCACAACCTCATCTTCCGCTCGCGGGCGCGCAGCTATCGGGAGCTTCCCCTGCGCCTCTCCGAGTTCGGCACGGTGTATCGCTACGAGAAGAGCGGCACGCTCTCCGGCCTGACCCGTGTGCGTGGACTGACGCAGGACGACGCCCACACCTATGTGACCGAGGAGCAGACGAAGGACGAGATCAAGCGTCAGCTGGAGCTCGTCTTCGAGACGCTGCGCGGCTACGGTCTCGACGACTTCTACCTCGAACTGTCGACGCGGGATCCCGAGAAGTCGGTGGGCTCGGACGAGCAGTGGGAGGTTGCGACCGAAACGCTGCGTCAGGTGGGCGAGGAGTCCGGTCTCGAACTCGTCGACGACCCGGGCGGCGCGGCCTTCTACGGCCCGAAGATCTCGGTCCAGGCGCGGGACGCAATCGGACGTACGTGGCAGCTTTCCACCGTGCAGCTCGACTTCAACCAGCCGGCGCTGTTCGAGCTCGAGTACGCCGCGGCTGACGGCAGCCGGAAGCAGCCCGTTATGATCCACCGCGCCCTGCTCGGTTCGATCGAGCGCTTCTTCGCGATCCTGCTCGAGCACTACGCAGGAGCATTCCCGGCATGGCTGTCGCCCGTGCAGGCGGTCGGCATCCCCGTCGCCGACGAGTACGGCCCGTACCTCGACGAGGTCATCGCCCGGCTCCGGGCCAGAGGGGTGCGCGCCGAGGTCGATCACTCCGACGACCGGATGCCCAAGAAGATCCGCACGCACACGAAGGCCAAGGTGCCCTTCCAGCTCATCGCGGGCGAGGACGACCGCTCCGCGGGAGCCGTCAGCTTCCGCTTCCGCGACGGCAGCCAGATCAACGGTGTTCCGGTCGACGAGGCGATCGAGCGGATCGTCACCGCGATCGAGCAGAAGGACGCGGCGACGACGGCGTGGCAGGTATGA
- a CDS encoding aldehyde dehydrogenase family protein translates to MYTYESLLAAITVDAGREIFNPATGELIGRVPEHTTTDVDVAIARAEEAQRAWAALSDDERVETLGRVADAIDENAEALAELLSREQGKPLNGPNARFEVGGCAAWTRVPAGTPLPVEVVIDDGDTYAEMHYRPLGVVGAITPWNWPMMIAIWQIIPSLRMGNTVVSKPSEYTPLSGLAIAHVLNTVLPEGVLQTVVGGGELGARIVESERIAKVMFTGSTRTGKKIIEASSGNVKRLTLELGGNDAGIVLDDVDPQAIAEGLFWGAFINTGQTCAALKRLYVPDAIYDQVVDALADVARNMPMGHGLDEQNVLGPLQNEMQFDIVDRLVKAATAANARVVLGGDPDYDAPGYFYPTTLVADIDPENDLVREEQFGPVLPIIRYTDLDDAIAQANALDVGLGGSVWSSDRDRAREVAARIQAGTVWINAHGTINPFVPFGGAKQSGYGQEFGVAGLKAVAQPQVIQG, encoded by the coding sequence ATGTACACGTACGAAAGCCTGCTCGCAGCGATCACCGTCGATGCCGGCCGCGAAATCTTCAACCCGGCGACCGGTGAACTCATCGGCCGAGTTCCCGAGCACACCACCACCGACGTCGACGTCGCCATCGCGCGCGCCGAGGAGGCCCAGCGCGCTTGGGCGGCGCTGAGCGACGACGAGCGCGTCGAGACGCTCGGCCGTGTCGCGGACGCCATCGACGAGAACGCCGAGGCGCTCGCCGAGCTGCTCTCCCGCGAACAGGGGAAGCCGCTCAACGGTCCGAACGCGCGATTCGAGGTCGGGGGGTGTGCGGCGTGGACGCGTGTGCCGGCCGGCACTCCGCTCCCGGTCGAGGTCGTCATCGACGACGGCGACACCTACGCCGAGATGCACTACCGGCCCCTCGGCGTCGTCGGCGCGATCACGCCATGGAACTGGCCCATGATGATCGCCATCTGGCAGATCATCCCGTCGCTGCGCATGGGCAACACGGTGGTCTCGAAACCCTCCGAGTACACGCCGTTGTCGGGACTCGCGATCGCGCACGTGCTGAACACCGTGCTCCCCGAGGGCGTGCTGCAGACCGTCGTCGGTGGCGGTGAGCTCGGCGCGCGCATCGTCGAGAGCGAACGGATCGCCAAGGTCATGTTCACCGGCTCGACCCGAACGGGCAAGAAGATCATCGAGGCGAGCTCGGGCAACGTGAAGCGGCTCACGCTCGAGCTCGGCGGCAACGACGCGGGCATCGTGCTCGACGACGTGGATCCGCAAGCCATCGCCGAGGGCCTCTTCTGGGGCGCGTTCATCAACACGGGCCAGACGTGCGCCGCGCTGAAGCGGCTCTACGTGCCCGACGCGATCTACGATCAGGTCGTCGATGCGCTCGCCGATGTGGCGCGGAACATGCCCATGGGGCATGGCCTCGACGAGCAGAACGTGCTCGGGCCTCTGCAGAACGAGATGCAGTTCGACATCGTCGACCGCCTGGTAAAAGCCGCAACGGCTGCGAATGCGCGCGTGGTGCTCGGCGGCGATCCCGATTACGACGCCCCCGGCTACTTCTATCCGACGACGCTCGTCGCCGATATCGATCCCGAGAACGACCTCGTTCGCGAAGAGCAGTTCGGTCCGGTCCTCCCGATCATTCGGTACACCGATCTTGACGACGCCATCGCGCAGGCCAACGCGCTCGACGTCGGCCTCGGGGGTTCGGTCTGGTCGTCGGATCGGGATCGCGCCCGCGAGGTCGCGGCGCGAATCCAGGCGGGAACCGTGTGGATCAACGCCCACGGCACCATCAATCCCTTCGTGCCGTTCGGCGGCGCGAAGCAGTCGGGGTACGGTCAGGAGTTCGGCGTCGCCGGTCTGAAGGCCGTGGCCCAACCGCAGGTCATTCAGGGATAA
- a CDS encoding primary-amine oxidase: MTHQPDTTHTHGKRVSTPTEPQHPLDPLSAAEITRIRGVLEREGHLAEQVRMAMLLPVDPPKATLAAWSPGDPFERRANVILLDRSDGTHTEVVVSVTEERVVFANVLPPTPERGQAAVLMEEFFEVADIVKADPEWRAAMERRGLGAYIDTCFCSPLAPGYFAEETEDSGRRYLRSLTYLVPNEGDSPWAHPVEGLIVKVDMIARKVFKVHDEGDVETPLKHGNYSLEAQGPVRTTLKPIEITQPEGPSFSVDGNVVQWENWRLHVGFNAREGLVLSDVSWRDGVEDRRVLTRASVPEMVVPYGDVDETRYWVSYFDAGEYLLGRNANPLALGCDCLGVIHYFDAFVNDDLGHPVKLDQVICMHEEDYGIQWKHTDLAGRPDTRRSRRLVISYFATIGNYDYGFFWYFYLDGSIQVEAKATGVVFGGSGVPGSENAFNTEVSPGLFTPVHQHIFSARLDVAIDGEDNTLHEIEVVPLPTGPLNPRGNAFTWSDRKLTCEQDAQRMADGLAGRVWEVRSAHRTNYVGKPTGYRLIPEGKPVLLAQPDSTVYARANFATKHLWGTRYAEDERYPAGTFPSQSSGWQGLPTWTRENRSLDGEDIVLWHQFGPTHLPRTEDWPVMPVDYSGFWFKPHGFLDQNPTMNLPADARASCGDGSAGCCADGTCGCCADGCRCGNAESCRCGR; this comes from the coding sequence ATGACACATCAGCCAGACACCACGCACACCCACGGAAAGCGCGTCAGCACGCCGACCGAGCCTCAGCATCCGCTCGATCCCCTGAGCGCGGCGGAGATCACCCGGATCCGCGGCGTTCTCGAGCGCGAGGGGCACTTGGCCGAGCAGGTCCGCATGGCGATGCTTCTCCCGGTCGATCCGCCGAAGGCGACGCTCGCTGCGTGGTCTCCGGGTGATCCGTTCGAGCGGCGCGCGAACGTGATCCTGCTCGACCGCTCGGACGGCACGCACACCGAGGTCGTCGTATCCGTCACGGAGGAGCGGGTCGTCTTCGCGAACGTGCTGCCGCCGACGCCCGAGCGCGGACAGGCCGCCGTGCTGATGGAGGAGTTCTTCGAGGTCGCCGACATCGTCAAGGCGGATCCCGAGTGGCGTGCGGCGATGGAGCGCCGCGGGCTCGGTGCGTACATCGATACGTGCTTCTGCTCGCCGCTCGCACCGGGATACTTCGCCGAGGAGACCGAGGACTCGGGCCGCCGGTACCTCAGGTCGCTGACCTATCTCGTACCGAACGAGGGCGACAGCCCCTGGGCGCACCCCGTCGAGGGACTCATCGTCAAGGTCGACATGATCGCCCGCAAGGTGTTCAAGGTGCACGACGAGGGAGATGTCGAGACTCCGCTGAAGCACGGCAACTACTCGCTCGAGGCGCAGGGACCGGTGCGCACCACGCTCAAGCCGATCGAGATCACGCAGCCGGAGGGTCCGAGCTTCTCGGTCGACGGCAATGTGGTGCAGTGGGAGAACTGGCGGCTGCACGTCGGCTTCAACGCGCGCGAGGGGCTGGTGCTGAGCGACGTCAGCTGGCGAGACGGGGTGGAGGACCGTCGGGTGCTGACCCGCGCGAGCGTACCCGAGATGGTGGTGCCGTACGGCGATGTCGACGAGACCAGGTACTGGGTCAGCTACTTCGACGCGGGTGAGTACCTGCTCGGCAGGAACGCAAACCCGCTCGCGCTCGGCTGCGACTGCCTCGGAGTGATTCACTACTTCGACGCCTTCGTGAACGACGATCTCGGGCATCCGGTGAAGCTCGACCAGGTCATCTGTATGCACGAGGAGGACTACGGGATCCAGTGGAAGCACACCGATCTCGCGGGAAGGCCCGATACGCGTCGCAGCCGACGGCTCGTGATCAGCTATTTCGCAACGATCGGCAACTACGACTACGGATTCTTCTGGTACTTCTACCTCGACGGATCAATCCAGGTGGAGGCGAAGGCGACCGGTGTCGTGTTCGGGGGATCGGGTGTTCCGGGATCCGAGAACGCCTTCAACACCGAGGTCTCTCCCGGGCTCTTCACGCCGGTGCACCAGCACATCTTCTCGGCGAGACTCGACGTGGCGATCGACGGCGAGGACAACACGCTCCACGAGATCGAGGTGGTCCCGCTGCCGACGGGCCCGCTGAACCCCCGGGGCAACGCGTTCACCTGGTCCGACCGCAAGCTCACGTGCGAGCAGGACGCCCAGCGCATGGCCGACGGTCTCGCGGGGCGCGTGTGGGAGGTCCGCAGCGCCCATCGCACCAACTACGTCGGCAAACCGACGGGGTACCGGCTCATCCCCGAGGGGAAGCCGGTGCTGCTCGCCCAGCCCGATTCGACGGTGTACGCAAGAGCCAACTTCGCGACGAAGCACCTCTGGGGTACCCGGTACGCCGAGGATGAGCGCTACCCCGCCGGGACCTTCCCGAGTCAGAGCAGCGGCTGGCAGGGACTGCCGACGTGGACGCGCGAGAACCGCAGCCTCGACGGCGAAGACATCGTGCTCTGGCACCAGTTCGGGCCCACCCACCTGCCGCGGACCGAGGACTGGCCAGTCATGCCGGTGGACTACTCCGGATTCTGGTTCAAGCCGCACGGGTTCCTCGACCAGAACCCGACGATGAACCTGCCGGCCGACGCGCGCGCGTCGTGCGGAGATGGATCCGCCGGCTGCTGCGCCGACGGCACCTGCGGATGCTGCGCGGACGGGTGCCGCTGCGGCAACGCCGAATCTTGCCGCTGCGGCCGATGA